A single window of Arcobacter venerupis DNA harbors:
- a CDS encoding BatD family protein, whose translation MKNNLGKIFIFCTFFLSALFADVKLTLNTPAIYAGEMASFTITSNSDGDVEFPEINTIDSYNIINRSSSSSTTIINGNYSKKISKTYSFAPTKDVIIPAFEVKVDGKTYTTNPQKISVLQPSASKDGEDFVIQIKADKQEVKVGESINLDVMFKYKLDSQIDKLQISDPKLENFWIKKVGDAEKSSENEYIVYTQKYLLFPQKSGEYDLKSLEADVGKAFKQKMANDFFNDPFFKDPFFDSITSTIKWQKIYSNDLHISVKSLPNNLELFGDYTLKATVDKTLVEANQPVNLTIDINGVGNIDDIQKFNLTIDNVVSYADEPKIDSTFEDKEYKGDFSQKIAFVAQNDYTIPKISLTYFDKNTNQVKTIYSEPINIKVINNNSNNTAVKIETSNNTPIVSNNSEETPKIKEDKNINYIVLALVVLVVILALLLLFRNKKTDKKVEKDIVQAIKKAKNDKELFELLLTYSKKSGIITDTLNKLEENLYKKTNHKIDKNELMNFFEDEIM comes from the coding sequence ATGAAAAACAACCTTGGTAAAATATTTATATTTTGCACATTTTTTCTAAGTGCCTTATTTGCAGATGTTAAATTAACACTAAATACACCAGCGATTTACGCGGGAGAGATGGCTAGTTTTACAATTACTTCAAATAGTGATGGAGATGTGGAATTTCCAGAAATCAACACAATTGATAGTTATAATATAATCAATAGATCTTCATCTTCTTCAACAACTATTATAAATGGAAACTATTCTAAAAAAATATCAAAAACATATAGTTTTGCTCCAACAAAAGATGTGATTATTCCAGCTTTTGAGGTAAAAGTTGATGGAAAAACTTATACAACAAATCCTCAAAAAATTTCAGTTTTACAGCCAAGTGCCAGCAAAGATGGTGAAGATTTTGTAATTCAAATAAAAGCAGACAAACAAGAAGTAAAAGTTGGGGAATCAATTAATTTAGATGTAATGTTTAAATATAAACTTGATTCTCAAATTGATAAGCTTCAAATTAGTGACCCAAAACTTGAAAATTTTTGGATAAAAAAAGTAGGTGATGCAGAAAAAAGTAGTGAAAATGAGTACATAGTTTACACACAAAAATATCTTTTATTTCCACAAAAATCAGGAGAATATGACTTAAAATCTTTAGAAGCTGATGTGGGAAAAGCTTTTAAACAAAAAATGGCAAATGATTTTTTTAATGATCCATTTTTTAAAGACCCATTTTTTGATTCAATAACAAGTACAATTAAATGGCAAAAAATTTATTCAAATGATTTGCATATATCAGTTAAATCTTTACCAAATAATTTAGAACTTTTTGGTGATTACACTTTAAAAGCAACTGTTGATAAAACTTTAGTTGAAGCAAACCAACCTGTAAATCTAACTATTGATATTAATGGGGTTGGAAATATTGATGATATTCAAAAATTCAATTTAACGATAGATAATGTTGTAAGTTACGCAGATGAGCCAAAAATTGATTCAACATTTGAAGATAAAGAATATAAAGGGGATTTCTCTCAAAAAATAGCTTTTGTTGCCCAAAATGATTATACGATTCCAAAAATTTCTTTGACTTATTTTGATAAAAATACAAATCAAGTTAAAACAATCTATTCAGAACCCATAAATATCAAAGTTATAAATAATAATTCAAATAACACAGCTGTAAAAATTGAAACTTCAAACAATACGCCAATTGTTTCAAACAATAGTGAAGAAACTCCAAAGATAAAAGAAGACAAAAATATAAACTACATAGTTTTAGCTCTTGTTGTTTTAGTTGTTATTTTGGCATTACTTCTACTTTTTAGAAATAAGAAAACAGATAAAAAAGTTGAAAAAGATATAGTACAAGCAATTAAAAAAGCTAAAAATGATAAAGAGTTATTTGAATTACTTTTAACATATAGTAAAAAAAGTGGAATAATTACAGATACTCTTAATAAATTAGAAGAGAATCTTTATAAAAAAACAAATCATAAAATTGATAAAAATGAATTAATGAATTTCTTTGAAGATGAAATAATGTAA
- a CDS encoding vWA domain-containing protein — protein sequence MFYFKNIEFLYLLFLIIPLIYLISKRKEFVLGQFSAEVFKKIEFKNNRFSKKTRAIILIFSFVCLIFALARPVMQNGEIKIKSSFVDMLVAVDISKSMMADDIYPNRFEFEKNKLFSFLDELKNIRVALVGFSSQTFLISPLTEDFNSLKFLVKNLRFDYLNLKGTNIKSVLEVTDDLLKDEKNKILLIFTDGGNEDNFENEIAYAKTHNITVYVYNIGTLNGGIIKDDNENSVLVKLNENIKKLALDTNGAYLQQSLNQDDIKQLSEIINNNYKAEKEKEDVIKDEKELFIYPLVLAIILFFMGIFSLPRRVS from the coding sequence ATGTTTTATTTTAAAAATATAGAGTTTTTATATCTACTTTTTTTGATTATTCCTTTGATTTATCTAATAAGTAAGAGAAAAGAGTTTGTTTTAGGACAATTTTCAGCTGAAGTATTTAAGAAAATAGAGTTTAAAAATAACAGATTCTCAAAAAAAACAAGAGCTATAATATTAATTTTCTCTTTTGTTTGTTTAATTTTTGCACTTGCAAGACCTGTAATGCAAAATGGTGAGATAAAAATAAAATCAAGTTTTGTGGATATGTTAGTGGCTGTAGATATTTCAAAATCAATGATGGCAGATGATATTTATCCAAATAGATTTGAGTTTGAAAAAAATAAACTCTTCTCATTTTTAGATGAACTAAAAAATATTAGAGTAGCCCTTGTGGGCTTTAGTTCTCAAACTTTTTTGATTTCACCTTTGACTGAGGATTTTAACTCTTTGAAGTTTTTAGTGAAAAATCTAAGATTTGATTATCTAAATCTAAAAGGTACAAATATCAAATCAGTTTTAGAAGTTACAGATGATTTATTAAAAGATGAAAAAAATAAAATTCTATTAATCTTTACAGATGGTGGAAATGAAGATAATTTTGAAAATGAAATAGCTTATGCAAAAACCCACAATATCACAGTTTATGTTTATAATATAGGAACTTTAAATGGTGGAATTATCAAAGATGATAATGAAAATTCTGTTTTAGTAAAACTAAATGAAAATATTAAAAAATTAGCTTTAGATACAAATGGAGCATATTTGCAACAATCATTAAATCAAGATGATATAAAACAATTAAGTGAAATTATAAACAATAATTACAAAGCTGAAAAAGAAAAAGAAGATGTCATCAAGGATGAAAAAGAGTTGTTTATTTATCCATTAGTCTTGGCAATAATCCTATTTTTTATGGGGATTTTTTCACTTCCAAGGAGAGTATCATGA
- a CDS encoding tetratricopeptide repeat protein yields MRIFISLLFITFSFSWASVFDFKYLDDAKKAYENKDYEKAADSYSKVNSDEAKFNEADSLYKAKKYEDALKAYSSISNKNLEFDKLYNMGNSYANLKDTDKAIKSYEDALKIKDDEDAKHNLEVLKKKKEEQKKNQDNKSDQNKQDEENKQQNSQNQNQDKQQNNSKEDENKKENRQEPEQQQNSQDSQKPENQKDTKQENKKEQEEQKQTPASEMPQKEQTISNMEERKWQKLLNDREINTLLLPLTKGDNNEKQPW; encoded by the coding sequence ATGAGAATATTTATAAGTTTACTTTTTATTACTTTTTCTTTTTCTTGGGCTTCGGTTTTTGATTTTAAATATTTAGATGATGCAAAAAAAGCTTATGAAAACAAAGATTATGAAAAAGCAGCAGATTCTTACTCAAAGGTAAATAGTGATGAAGCAAAATTTAATGAAGCAGACTCTTTATACAAAGCAAAAAAATATGAAGATGCTTTAAAAGCTTATTCATCAATTTCAAATAAAAACTTAGAGTTTGACAAACTTTATAATATGGGAAATTCTTACGCTAATTTAAAAGATACAGATAAAGCCATAAAAAGTTATGAAGATGCTTTAAAAATAAAAGATGATGAAGATGCAAAACATAATTTGGAAGTTTTGAAAAAGAAAAAAGAAGAACAAAAAAAGAATCAAGATAATAAAAGTGACCAAAATAAGCAAGATGAAGAGAACAAACAACAAAATTCTCAAAATCAAAATCAGGACAAACAACAAAATAATAGTAAAGAAGATGAAAACAAAAAGGAAAATAGACAAGAGCCTGAACAACAACAAAATAGCCAAGACTCCCAAAAACCAGAGAATCAAAAAGATACAAAACAAGAAAATAAAAAAGAGCAAGAAGAGCAAAAACAAACACCAGCTTCCGAAATGCCACAAAAAGAACAAACAATTAGCAATATGGAAGAGAGAAAATGGCAAAAACTTCTAAATGATAGAGAGATAAATACACTTTTACTTCCATTAACAAAAGGAGATAACAATGAAAAACAACCTTGGTAA
- the bioD gene encoding dethiobiotin synthase — MKKILFVSATNTDVGKTYACGKLLEHYAKKGFKVGYFKPFETGVVDFPLDGTKMLNLVKTLNPSFNVTINDVVPYQFKLPAAPYVAKENTIIDIEFLKEKKKYLEQFCDVLIIEGAGGLMVPIEKDLFIIDLIKIFDCEAILITSSKLGGINDTLLSINALKAKNINFKFYINLYQDIESFEKVSKPFLLDYFGKLNFLEDLEKS; from the coding sequence ATGAAAAAAATTCTATTTGTAAGTGCAACAAACACAGATGTAGGTAAAACTTATGCCTGCGGAAAACTTCTTGAACATTATGCAAAAAAAGGTTTCAAAGTTGGATATTTCAAACCCTTTGAAACAGGTGTTGTTGATTTTCCCCTTGATGGAACTAAAATGTTAAATTTAGTAAAAACTCTAAATCCCTCTTTTAATGTAACAATAAATGATGTTGTTCCTTATCAATTCAAACTTCCAGCAGCTCCTTATGTAGCAAAAGAAAACACAATTATAGATATAGAGTTTCTAAAAGAGAAAAAAAAATATTTAGAACAATTTTGTGATGTGCTTATTATTGAGGGAGCTGGTGGATTAATGGTTCCAATTGAAAAAGATTTGTTTATTATAGATTTAATAAAAATATTTGATTGTGAAGCTATTTTAATCACCTCATCAAAACTGGGAGGTATAAATGACACCCTACTTTCTATTAATGCTTTAAAAGCTAAAAATATTAATTTTAAATTTTATATCAATTTATATCAAGATATTGAGAGCTTTGAAAAAGTGTCAAAACCATTTTTACTTGACTACTTTGGAAAATTAAATTTCCTAGAAGATTTAGAAAAATCATAA
- a CDS encoding HpcH/HpaI aldolase/citrate lyase family protein, with protein MTSAIDLSKLTANDDLTPVLGGYWPGIQIYYPPIKFNPLDGTYESMEQAKLRLQKHAYKTKAHTVLFDLEDGCRQKAMSRELLIQELPKFPERNFQIAIRLNPFRTEEYEEDLKMLKQIHQYIDVIVLAKAGEVYGSAEIRDLSSWLISIGSKLTIQPIIEHPKSLQIADRLMEHSTVKHVVFGIHDFSKAMAYKITPQGWINELETFFNMLTMEARIKGKGVIGGVEVMLTPHSLPDSCVEKKDIRRWLDLHGDDASRHVYAHAIRENAMGLTGKQIITPNHINICKVAFTPSPNELAKDIRILKAAIEADALLSGAIRYEGEMLDPPMFGKSLQNILRAYALRSLEKEDEIFALSVLNRMPIHTFKENWPYGQI; from the coding sequence ATGACTTCTGCAATAGATTTATCTAAATTAACAGCAAATGATGATTTAACACCAGTTCTTGGTGGATATTGGCCTGGTATTCAAATATATTACCCACCAATCAAATTTAATCCACTTGATGGAACATATGAAAGTATGGAACAAGCGAAATTAAGACTACAAAAACACGCTTATAAAACAAAAGCACATACTGTATTATTTGATTTAGAAGATGGTTGTAGACAAAAAGCTATGTCAAGGGAGTTATTAATTCAAGAGTTACCAAAATTTCCTGAGCGAAATTTTCAAATTGCTATCAGACTTAATCCATTTAGAACTGAAGAGTATGAAGAAGATTTAAAAATGTTAAAACAAATCCACCAATATATTGATGTTATTGTTTTAGCAAAAGCTGGAGAAGTTTATGGAAGTGCTGAAATTAGAGATTTATCTTCTTGGTTAATTTCAATCGGAAGTAAGTTAACAATTCAACCAATTATTGAACATCCAAAATCTTTACAAATTGCAGATAGATTAATGGAACACTCAACTGTAAAACATGTTGTTTTTGGAATCCATGACTTTTCTAAAGCTATGGCTTATAAAATCACTCCTCAAGGATGGATTAATGAGTTAGAAACTTTCTTTAATATGCTTACAATGGAAGCTAGAATTAAAGGTAAAGGAGTTATTGGTGGAGTTGAAGTTATGTTAACACCACACTCATTACCTGATTCTTGTGTTGAGAAAAAAGATATTAGAAGATGGTTAGATTTACATGGTGATGATGCATCTAGACATGTTTATGCTCATGCAATTAGAGAAAATGCAATGGGATTAACTGGTAAACAAATCATTACACCAAATCATATTAATATCTGTAAAGTTGCATTTACTCCATCTCCAAATGAGCTTGCAAAAGATATTAGAATTTTAAAAGCTGCAATTGAAGCTGATGCGCTATTAAGTGGTGCAATTAGATATGAAGGTGAAATGTTAGATCCACCAATGTTTGGTAAATCTTTACAAAATATTTTAAGAGCTTACGCATTAAGAAGCTTAGAGAAAGAAGATGAAATATTTGCATTATCTGTATTAAATAGAATGCCAATTCACACATTTAAAGAAAACTGGCCATACGGTCAAATTTAG
- a CDS encoding HpcH/HpaI aldolase/citrate lyase family protein: MTHPNEALFGSGDNLPIIPSCEHFAGSEKLILKGFEMQKKLGPVFDITCDCEDGAETGKEVAHAEMIVRVVNSDANPYGMAGTRIHDFDHPDWRQDIDILVPGAGEKLAYITIPKSTSYEDAKTQVEYIQETAKKAGIKREIPIHVLIETHGALRDVEKTATLPWVQVLDFGLMDFVSGYQGAIPASNMRSPGQFEHRLIAAAKAKVVQAALSNHIIPCHNVTLDLKNPYQTYKDAEKARNEFGFMRMWSIYPTQVQAIVDAMKPDFTELEAAQNILIAAQDAEWGPIQYDGELHDRATYRYFWELVQRANFSGTKLQDEVTKRFFS; the protein is encoded by the coding sequence ATGACACACCCTAATGAAGCACTATTTGGTTCTGGAGACAACTTACCAATCATCCCATCTTGTGAACATTTTGCAGGTAGCGAAAAGCTAATCTTAAAAGGTTTTGAGATGCAAAAAAAATTAGGACCTGTTTTTGATATTACTTGTGACTGCGAAGATGGAGCTGAAACTGGTAAAGAAGTTGCACATGCTGAAATGATCGTAAGAGTTGTTAATTCTGATGCAAATCCTTATGGAATGGCTGGAACTAGAATCCACGATTTTGACCATCCAGATTGGAGACAAGATATTGATATTTTAGTACCAGGTGCTGGAGAAAAATTAGCATATATTACAATTCCAAAATCAACTTCTTATGAAGATGCAAAAACTCAAGTTGAATATATCCAAGAAACTGCAAAAAAAGCTGGAATTAAAAGAGAAATCCCTATTCACGTTTTAATTGAAACTCATGGTGCTTTAAGAGATGTTGAAAAAACTGCAACACTACCATGGGTACAAGTTTTAGACTTTGGATTAATGGACTTCGTTTCTGGTTACCAAGGTGCAATTCCTGCTTCTAATATGAGAAGTCCAGGTCAATTTGAACATAGATTAATTGCTGCTGCAAAAGCTAAAGTTGTTCAAGCTGCACTTTCTAATCACATTATTCCTTGTCATAATGTTACACTTGATTTAAAAAACCCATACCAAACTTACAAAGATGCGGAAAAAGCAAGAAATGAGTTCGGGTTTATGAGAATGTGGTCAATTTACCCAACTCAAGTACAAGCTATTGTTGATGCTATGAAACCAGACTTTACAGAACTTGAAGCTGCACAAAATATTTTAATTGCTGCTCAAGATGCTGAGTGGGGACCAATTCAATATGATGGTGAATTACACGATAGAGCAACTTACAGATATTTCTGGGAATTAGTTCAAAGAGCAAATTTCTCTGGAACAAAATTACAAGATGAAGTAACTAAAAGATTCTTTTCTTAA
- a CDS encoding MaoC family dehydratase — MSKINMGNFFEDFSIGQKIVHPLPRTISDGDVSLYIAFTGSRFALHSSDVVAKEMGYDKKPIDDVLMFHLTFGKSVQDVSLNAIANLGYAEMSFPNPVYVGDTVSMTSTVIGLKENSNGKSGVVYVHSIGVNQNGAVVLNFKRWVMVHKKDHSTLSGVNEVPTFAKTTPIADVINIPTIKTVDTDSTGGKYFFEDYVQGERLNHPEGITIDNSDHTLATKLYQNNAKVHFNDHMMKSTPMGQRLMYGGIIISMARAISFNGLQNAQWMYAINSGAHANPTYAGDTIYAYTEVVETIEVNREDIGLLRLRTIALKNQTPKEIENPKSEDGKYLPNVVLDLDYTVVIPKKKTEKK; from the coding sequence TTGTCTAAGATAAACATGGGTAATTTTTTTGAAGATTTTTCAATCGGTCAAAAAATCGTTCATCCACTTCCAAGAACAATAAGTGATGGTGATGTATCTTTATACATCGCTTTCACGGGTTCTAGATTTGCCCTACACTCTTCTGATGTAGTTGCAAAGGAAATGGGTTATGATAAAAAACCAATTGATGATGTTTTAATGTTCCATCTTACATTTGGAAAATCTGTTCAAGATGTTTCTTTAAATGCAATTGCAAACTTAGGTTATGCAGAGATGTCTTTTCCAAATCCAGTTTACGTGGGTGACACAGTTTCTATGACATCAACTGTAATTGGATTAAAAGAGAATTCAAATGGTAAAAGTGGAGTTGTTTATGTTCACTCTATTGGTGTTAACCAAAATGGCGCTGTTGTATTAAACTTCAAAAGATGGGTAATGGTTCATAAAAAAGACCACTCTACTTTAAGTGGAGTAAATGAAGTTCCAACTTTTGCAAAAACAACACCAATTGCAGATGTTATTAATATTCCAACAATTAAAACTGTAGATACAGATTCAACTGGTGGAAAATATTTCTTTGAAGATTATGTGCAAGGGGAAAGATTAAATCACCCAGAAGGTATTACTATTGATAATAGTGACCATACATTAGCAACAAAGTTATATCAAAACAATGCAAAAGTACATTTCAACGACCACATGATGAAAAGCACACCAATGGGTCAAAGACTTATGTATGGTGGAATCATCATTTCAATGGCAAGAGCTATTTCATTTAATGGTTTACAAAATGCTCAATGGATGTATGCAATAAATAGTGGAGCTCATGCAAACCCAACATACGCTGGTGATACAATCTATGCTTATACTGAAGTTGTTGAAACAATTGAAGTAAATAGAGAAGATATTGGATTATTAAGATTAAGAACTATTGCTCTTAAAAATCAAACTCCAAAAGAGATTGAAAATCCAAAAAGTGAAGATGGTAAATATTTACCAAATGTTGTTCTTGATTTGGATTACACGGTTGTAATTCCAAAGAAAAAAACTGAAAAAAAATAA
- a CDS encoding aldolase/citrate lyase family protein: MSSNVKIEIPEFLNIGVACTSSHVGTPKENSIAMIIEDDKLGTDEITYKDLATKSDQVCNFFTGIGLEARDRVLVCLKNSLAYPISFFGTMKAGIIAVPTSTLLSGSEVKYLAEDSQARAIVLSASMYENLVPYLENLDNLKTIVIAGIDSVENIKKPKGINVYSLNEIFKNTDKTPNHYNSKSGEPAYLVYTSGTTGYPKGVLHSHRSLVGRKPATDFWFNFKENDRIMHSGKFNWTYVLGSALMDPLFNGHTVIAYEGANDASTWINLIKKHKCTIFIGVPTIYRQIIQKTDFTLEDCPSLRYCMSAGEHLSDEMLGLWREKFKQDIYEAIGMSECSYYISHSIFNPIRPGSAGFVQPGHTVKLLDPDTLEEVKDGEEGMICIGEDDPGLFLEYWQLEEETAKSRHDGYFFTGDYARRDEDGYIWFIGRKDDIINTFGFRVSPHEIERVVKTHDAVADCVAFGLDIGKDKTIVAIAVIGHEELSEEKQGEILAFAQANLAKYKAPKEIFAMLDYPRTKNGKVLRKQLVKQLHEKYHAIETGTKVVEYKARRSMLFVPAYNKNNVQKAKTVLADTVIFDLEAILQEQRETARAVIREVYKEDGSKFGESERVLRINNIGSEDAAKDLTLAGEIELDGLLFSKIQTKEDVLEAVKLTEKINPDLSLMIMIETPLAVLNIHEICAASPKVEVVVVGSNKLANRLHIDVKKGSKAMVNYLSQIALASKAYGKTVIDGPHFDVHDEFACEDSTKDAFNLGFDGKSLIHPIQIEYINDIFTPKQAEVEDYEKMIAKYEEAVKDGKEVILHNDKLVDSSRIKWAKKMITLYETYKALGQNLFNK; encoded by the coding sequence ATGAGTTCAAACGTTAAAATAGAAATACCTGAATTTTTAAACATTGGAGTTGCTTGTACTTCTTCTCATGTGGGAACACCTAAAGAGAACAGTATCGCAATGATTATTGAAGATGATAAATTAGGTACAGATGAAATAACTTATAAAGATTTAGCTACTAAATCTGATCAAGTTTGTAATTTCTTTACAGGAATTGGTCTAGAAGCAAGAGATAGAGTTCTAGTTTGTTTAAAAAACTCATTAGCCTACCCTATTTCTTTTTTTGGAACTATGAAAGCAGGAATCATTGCAGTTCCAACTTCAACACTTTTAAGTGGTAGCGAAGTTAAATATCTTGCAGAAGATTCTCAAGCAAGAGCGATTGTATTATCAGCTTCTATGTATGAAAACTTAGTTCCTTACTTAGAAAACCTTGATAATTTAAAAACTATTGTAATTGCAGGAATTGATAGTGTTGAAAATATCAAAAAACCAAAAGGTATTAATGTTTATTCATTAAATGAAATTTTTAAAAATACAGATAAAACTCCTAATCACTATAACTCTAAATCAGGTGAACCTGCATATTTAGTTTATACATCAGGAACAACAGGTTATCCAAAAGGTGTTTTACACTCTCACAGATCACTTGTTGGAAGAAAACCAGCAACTGATTTTTGGTTTAACTTTAAAGAAAATGACAGAATCATGCACTCTGGTAAATTTAACTGGACGTATGTTTTAGGTTCAGCTCTAATGGATCCATTGTTTAATGGGCATACGGTTATTGCTTATGAGGGTGCAAATGATGCATCAACTTGGATTAATTTAATTAAAAAACATAAATGTACTATTTTTATTGGAGTTCCAACAATTTATAGACAAATTATCCAAAAAACTGATTTTACTTTAGAAGATTGCCCATCTTTAAGATATTGTATGTCAGCTGGTGAGCATTTATCTGATGAGATGTTAGGTCTTTGGAGAGAAAAATTCAAACAAGATATTTATGAAGCAATTGGAATGAGTGAATGTTCTTATTATATTTCACACTCGATTTTTAACCCAATCAGACCAGGAAGTGCAGGATTTGTTCAGCCAGGGCATACTGTAAAACTACTTGACCCAGATACTTTAGAAGAAGTAAAAGATGGGGAAGAAGGAATGATTTGTATTGGAGAAGATGATCCAGGATTATTCTTAGAGTATTGGCAATTAGAAGAAGAAACTGCAAAATCAAGACATGATGGATATTTCTTTACAGGTGATTATGCGAGACGTGATGAAGATGGATACATCTGGTTTATTGGTAGAAAAGATGATATTATCAATACATTTGGATTTAGAGTATCTCCACATGAAATCGAAAGAGTTGTAAAAACTCACGATGCAGTTGCTGATTGTGTTGCTTTTGGTTTAGATATTGGAAAAGATAAAACTATTGTTGCAATAGCTGTTATTGGACATGAAGAATTATCTGAAGAAAAACAAGGAGAGATTTTGGCATTTGCTCAAGCAAATTTAGCAAAATACAAAGCTCCAAAAGAGATTTTTGCAATGCTTGATTATCCAAGAACTAAAAATGGAAAAGTTTTAAGAAAACAACTTGTTAAACAATTACATGAAAAATACCATGCTATCGAGACAGGAACAAAAGTTGTAGAATATAAGGCCAGACGTTCAATGTTATTTGTACCTGCTTACAATAAAAACAATGTTCAAAAAGCAAAAACCGTATTAGCTGATACAGTAATTTTTGATCTTGAAGCAATTTTACAAGAGCAAAGAGAAACTGCAAGAGCTGTAATTAGAGAAGTATACAAAGAAGATGGATCTAAATTTGGTGAATCAGAAAGAGTTCTTAGAATCAATAATATTGGAAGTGAAGATGCAGCAAAAGATTTGACACTTGCTGGTGAAATTGAACTTGATGGTTTATTATTTTCTAAAATTCAAACGAAAGAAGATGTTTTAGAAGCAGTTAAATTAACAGAAAAAATAAATCCAGACTTATCTTTGATGATTATGATTGAAACTCCATTAGCTGTTTTAAATATTCATGAAATTTGTGCAGCATCACCAAAAGTTGAAGTTGTAGTTGTTGGTTCTAATAAACTTGCAAATAGACTGCATATTGATGTAAAAAAAGGTTCAAAAGCAATGGTAAATTATTTATCACAAATTGCTCTTGCTTCAAAAGCTTATGGTAAAACGGTAATTGATGGACCACACTTTGATGTACACGATGAGTTTGCTTGTGAAGATTCAACAAAAGATGCCTTTAATTTAGGATTTGATGGTAAATCATTAATACATCCAATTCAAATTGAATATATCAATGATATTTTTACTCCAAAACAAGCTGAAGTTGAAGATTATGAAAAAATGATTGCAAAATATGAAGAAGCAGTAAAAGACGGTAAAGAAGTAATTTTACATAATGATAAATTAGTAGATTCTTCAAGAATTAAATGGGCTAAAAAGATGATAACTTTATATGAAACATATAAAGCTTTAGGTCAAAACCTATTTAATAAATAA